The genomic stretch TGCACTTTTATTTATAAGCAAAGATACCGTAAGCGCTCATCGCAAAAGTTTGATGCGAAAACTCAATGTTAAAAATGCATCCGGACTGATTAAAGCTGCTTATGAGTTCAACTTGCTGTAAAACAAATGAATTGATAGAAGACCCTGTGGTCTATTGTTGAGTATATTTTTAATTGATAACAAACTGATTTACTTCAATCCTTTAAACCGAATTAAAATGAGAAAGGAAAATTTTACAATCCTGTTCCCCACCAAACCAACACTCCGATGGTTTTTATCCATTGGTTTTGTTTGTTTCTTGTTGATTCAGGAAAATTTCGCACAATGTCCGCTGGCTTGCGATGATCTCGTCCAGGTCTCCGTTGATAATAATTGCGAAGCAAAAATTACGCCCGATATGATCCTTGAAGATCCGGGTGTTGGTTGTATTTATACCGTTGTGGTATTTGGCCCAACTGGGGTTCCTTTGCCAAACGCAACAGTGACTTCAGCCCATATTGGAAAAACGCTCACCGTAGCGGTTTACCTAGGCAATAATTCCTGTTGGGGTTCTATCTATGTGGAAGATAAATATCCGCCGGAGATAAGATGCCCTGAACCGGACACTGTATTTTGCAATCAGAAAAACTATGTTCTCGAAAATCCATTGGTAATTGACAATTGTTCAGACACAACACGTCATGTCATTTCGGATGTCATTATTAAATTTGATTGTGATTCCTTGCCAAACATTATTGGAAAAAGGGTCATCACTTATTACTATACGGATAGAAGTGGCAATCACTCTGATACATGCGAACAATGTGTGTATTTTAGAAAAATTGATCCTCTTGTAGATATTGTTTGGCCAGCAGATACCATATTCGATTGTCTCGATTTGGATACAGTACCATTTCCATCCATAACTGGAGTTCCTACAGTTGCTGGCGAAGCCATTTATCCTGAGTGGAGTGTATGTAAAATTGCAGTTTCTTATGAAGACCAAATCTTGCCAGTTTGTCCTAAGACTTTTAAAGTTTTAAGAAAATGGACCTATATTGATTGGTGTCGCCCAAATGGACAAAATGTTTACTTCCATTATCAAGTCATCAAAATAGTTGATGAGCGCGGACCTTTAGTTACATGCGCTTTAAATGTAACGATCAGCACAGATGTCTGGAAATGTAGTGGTACAGCTTTGCTTGCTCCACCCACCGTTATTGAAGAATGCAGCAGAACTACTGTAAAAGTCGGCTATAAAATAGCCTCTCCTACCGGTTCTCCAACATACGAAGGAACTTCTTCTGCCAATGTTACAAAACTATCAAATGGTCTATATAGTATTACGGATTTGCCTTTGGGATTGAATTGGGTGATATTCCAGGTAACCGACGAATGTGGAAACTATACCGATTGTGCAACAGAAGTTTTCGTGGAGGATAAAATTCCACCCATTGCAGTTTGTGATCAAAAAACAGTGGTAACACTTACCATTGATGGAAGCGCGAAAGTAGAAGCGGCAACTTTTGATGATCGTTCACACGACAATTGCGGAATCCGTCGATATGAAGCCAAACGAATGGACGATGGGGTACCTTGTGATACAGCCTACAATGGAGATGAATGGGGACCTTTTGTCTATTTTTGTTGCGCAGATATAGGCAAGACTTTAATGGTTGGTTTTAGAGTCTGGGATATTCATGGAAATTCCAATACTTGTATGGTAGAAATTGAAGTACAAGATAAATTAGCACCTTATATTTTCTGTCCACCGGATATTACAGTTTCCTGTGAATTTGATTACGCTGATTATTCAGTTTTCGGCACTGTAAGAGAAAATCCAGCCGATCGCAAGACCTTTGTCATCAAAGATAAATATTTAAAGCATTCTGCTCCATTGATTGATGGATATGCCTATGATGGTTGTGGTGTAGATGTCATAGAAACGGTAACCACTGATTTAAAATGTGGACAGGGATATATTTATCGAAAATTTGAAGCCAAAGACCCCGGAGGTTTGGTTTCTACTTGTACGCAACGCATTCGAATTGTTGATTCTACCGCAAATAATGTATCTGTACAATGGCCAATAGATTATTTCAGTAATTCAAATTGTTTATCCAAACCACAACTTTCGCCCGACATTACTGGCAAACCTTGGGTTTATGGAGCTGATAAATGTTCAAACGTAGTTACCACTTATGATGATCTGGTATTTACTTTAGATCCGGATGCCTGTTTGAAGATTTTAAGAAAATGGGTAGTTATCGATTGGTGTGTATGGAATCCAAATCAACAGAACTCTCCTGGTTATTGGACATGGACGCAAGTCATTAAAATTACAAACACGGTACCTCCAAGGTTCTTAACCAGTTGTAATAACAGAACGATAGATGTATTTGGACCGGGATGTGGCGGAAATATAGATCTTATAGCTTCAGCTGATGATGATTGTACTGATTCATCAGATCTCGTATGGCATCACCATATCGATTTGTACAACGACAACATTGTTGACAGTAGTTATGTAGGCTCAGGTAAATCAATATCTGCTTATTTCCCAATAGGGGTTCATAAGGTGACTTTCACCGTATGGGACGCTTGCAACAACAAATCAACATGTAGTTACCTGCTTACTGTTCGCGATGGTAAGAAACCAACTCCATATTGTATTGGCCACATCGTTACTACTGTTATGCCTAGTACACTGAGTGTAGAGATATGGGCTAAGGACTTTAATATAAACAGTGAGGATAATTGCACTCCAAAAGATAGCTTAAAATATTACTTCCTGATCAACGGACGATTCGAACCATCTATGTTATTCACTTGCTCAAACATTGGTGTCAATATCGTTAGGGTTTATGTAGTCGATCAGGCTGGCAATTCTGAATATTGCGAAGTTCAATTAGATGTTCAGGATCCTAATAAGGTATGTCCAACGGGATTGACCATACAAGGAAAAGTGACAACCATTACAAATAGTCCTGTAGAAGGGGTGTCTGCGATTTGGGAAAGACCCAGCCCTGCAGGAACCAACACGACTTACACGGATAAAAATGGAGTGTTTGCATTCAATTATATCACTCCCGGAATGAATTACAATATTCGTGCAGAAAAGACCAATGGCAATTATGTGAATGGAGTAAGTACTTATGATATCGTATTGATCCAAAAGCATATACTTGGAATTCAAACCTTTGATTCTCCGTATAAATTTCTTGCAGCCGACGTCAACGCGAGTTGTTCAATCACAGCTGCAGATATTTCTGAAATCAGAAGATTGATTCTGGGAATCACGAACAAATTTGAAAAATCACCATCCTGGAAATTCGTGCCGGTCAATGCGACAGTGCCTAGTCCGATGGATCCATGTGCTTTCAAATCAGTGATCAATTACAATCTGATCAACAGAAATCAATTGACTGCCGATTTCTTCGGAATGAAGATGGGTGATATTAACATCGACGTCGATGCCAGTAATGCGCAACAAACAACCGTTAGGAATGTAAACAAACGTTTGTTAGTTATTGATGACATGGCATTGGAAGCTGGAAAAGAATACAGAATTCCGGTTTATTTTGAAACGGCAACACATCTCGAAGGAATGCAGTTATCCATGCAGTTTGATGATAAGCGCGTTAAGGTACTTGGACTTGAACCAGGTAAAATACAAATCAGCGATGAGGAATTTAATGTACAATCAAATGAAATCCGCATTGCCTTAGGACAACAGATTAGTTATCAATTGAGTGCAAATGATATTATTTGGTATCTGGTCGTAAAACCAATTGTACCCGTACAAAATGCAAAATGGATATCTCTTTCTCAAGTTTTAAAACCTGAATGTTATAATGAAAACCTTGAAATCATGACTGTTGATTTGAAGGTACGCGGTGAATTGGAATCCGAAAAGATACAAACTTCAGTGTTTTATCAAAATCAACCGAATCCATTCAAAGAATCGACCAAAATTGCCTTTGAGTTGACAAATGATCAGGAAGTAGAATTCATTGCCTACGAACTCGATGGCAAAGTGATCTACAGATCTAAGAAGGCATATACAAAAGGTTACCATGAGTTGGAGCTGAAATCACAAGAATTGAATACCTATGGAGTTTTCTTCCTGCAGATGAATACCATAGATTTTACAGATACAAAACGATTAATTCTTATCAGATGATAAGGATTGAGTAAATGCAGTGTTATTGCCTGATCATGGTGACATGGTCAGGCTTTCTTATGTAAGTAACATAAATCCTTTGAAAAGAATCGATCGGTATGCTTAGAAAAGTATTAATTCAGTGGTCTGATCTTTGTGAACTTGAGTATTTTACTTAGATTTGCCTAAGTAACACCTGATTCAGAACTTTATTAATCAAGCAAATAAGACTCAAAACTGTTAAAAAAGCCCTGCAATGGTCATTTTTAACAGTAAAAACGAATGTATTATATAAATTTCTTATATTCATTATAAAGATTATTAAAGCTATATTAATTTTGTAAATGGTTTGGAGTCCATTATTTTACCCGAATCCAGTAAACTATGAAAAATTACGTTCTGCTCTTCCTCAGCTTTTTCGTTTGTTTTAACCTGTCAGCTCAGGTAAATCTTACGATTGCCAATGTATCCGGTAATAAGAATGATACAGTCCAGGTTCCCGTCACGGTATCAGGATTCAACAACATATTGGCCACTCAGTATTCCTTTAGCTATGATTCCAATGTTCTGGCGATAGTGGATGTGATCAAAACAGCCAATTATGATGTCAATTTTTCAACCCATGTCGGGAGTGCCAGTGTCAAAAATGGCCAGATAGGTTTTACCTGGGACGCTCCGGGAGGTACTGGCAAAAATCTTGCAAATGGGGCAACCTTGTTTACGGTTCGGTTCCGACTCATCGGCAAGGAATGCGACTCGTCATTTGTAAGACTTACAAACAAACCAACTTCAATAGAAGTCCTAGATGGGAATTTTGATGAAGTTAGTCTCACTTCTACAGATGGAAAAGTTAAAATCAATGGCGCAGGTTGTCAGGGTGGTGGTCCTCCGCCGGATACCAGCGGACTTCAAATCATCGCCTCTACAGAAACAACACCGGCAGGTGTCGTAAAATGCATAAAAGTAACTACGAAAAATTTTAAACTTATACAGACAGGGCAGTTTACCATGCATTGGAACACGGCCGTCGCAGTTTTTGACACTTTAAATTCAGCAGCCTGGTCGCTATCCTGGGGTCAGAATTACGCAGCTTTACCTGATAGAAGTGGGGTTCAGATTAACTGGGATGCCGGTCGGGATCCAATTACGCTGGCTGACAACACAACCTTGTTTGAGGTTTGTTTGCGCCCGGTTGGCAATCCGGGAGCTATGACTGATATCACTTTTGATGGAGTACCTGTGATCGTTGAATTTACCAATGGCAATGGCGATGTAGTGCCCGTAAAATTTACTTCTGGAAAATTAACCATCACTGATGCTCCTGCAAAAACCTTGCATCTTTATGTACGAGATACAATGGTAGAAGAAGGTGCTGAATTTTGCATCCCTATTCGGGTTGATGGTTTTAAATGCGTTCAGAATTTTCAGTTCAGCATGAAGTTCGATAATACAAAACTCAGTTTTAAAAGAATCAGTGGGATTGTTTTGCCTGGATTAGGACCAAACAATTTTAATGTGGTTAAAGATTCTATCCGGGTTACCTGGGATTCACAAGCTGGTCCGCAAGATCTTGCCAATGGCGCATCCATGTTTTCGGTATGCTTTGAATCACTTTTAGCTGCTCCAAATTGTCCATTTGATACCAAAATTCAGTTTACCGATTTATTAGGCAGTCCATTGGAATTTTCTGATTGCAACAGTGATAATTTTGCAGTGACCAAAGGTGAACCTGATTTTACGGTAAAATGTCGAACAGTAATGATACCTGTAAGTATTACAATAGGTACAAAGACCAATGTAAAATGTAATGGGGAATGCAATGGCAGTGTAAGCAATACACAGATCACTGGTGGTAAAGGTCCGTTTCGCTATGAATGGCAACTTCAACCTTCTGGAGCCGTCGTCTCCACAGTATTGGCACCTACCGACCTGTGTGCAGGTGAATATAGATTGGTTGTCATCGACGAAGGCAATGGAAATGCAAGGACAACATCTGTAATAGTTGTAATTACGCAGCCCGATGAACTTGTTTGTTCTGCGGTAGTAACTCACGTACAAACTGTTAGCGATGGCAAAATAGATTTAACGGTCATGGGTGGAACTCCACCTTATACTTTCAAATATTTCAGACTTCCTAACAAACCCAATCCGCCTCGAACAGAAGAAGATCCCATGAATCTTACAGCGGTTTGTTATGAGCTTATGATAACGGATGCAAATGGATGTACTAAAATGGATACGTTTTGTGTTAACCCTGCACCTTTAAAAATTGTAAGTTTTATAAAGTTAGATTCCAACCGCTGCTTTGGCGATTGCCGGGGTGTTTTGAATGTATCTGCCTCCGGAGGAAAAACTCCATACCAGTTAGCACAATGGAGTAATGGAGATCGCGGAAATATCGCAGACTCTTTGTGTGCGGGAAGATATTGTGTCACAGTTACAGATGCCGATGGCAACACCGCCACTGGTTGCGCCGACATAACCGAACCGGATGAAATTGTGGTTACGCTTGATAGCACCAAGCGATATTCTGGAAATGATGGCGCTACTTATACGACTCCAAAAGGGGGAACTCCTGGTTACACCTACCAGTGGAGAAATGCAGCCGGCCAAGTAATAAGTAATACAGAAGATCTGCTTAATTGCGCTCCGGGTACTTATGTGTACTGCGTTACAGACAAGAATAGTTGCGTCAAATGTGATACGTTTATTTGCGATGCTACAAATACCACACCGCCAACAATTACAGTAAACTTAAATATCGATCCAAAACTGGGCAATTTACCAGTGAGTTGCAGGGGAAAATGTGACGGCAAGATTATCGTGGCAGTGACGTCTACTGATCCCAGATTGCCTTATAAATATAAATGGTCGCATGATACTACATTGAATTCCAATACTGCCACCAATTTATGTCCCAATATCAGCTATCGCGTGACAGTAACAGATGCTGCCGGAAATTCAAAAGTATCCAATTTATTGTTATTACCGGATGCTCCGGCAATAGACCTTACGGTTAAAAAAATAGCTTGCGCAAGTACTAATATTGATAATAATGGCCGCTAGGAAGCCCAACTTTCCGGGGCGACAGCACCAGTGACTTATTCCTGGTGTAATGGAAATACTAATAAAATAGCTGATAATTTATCAGCAGGTGACTGCAACTTACAAATAACAGATGCAAATGGTTGTACAGCTTCAGAAGAGTTTACCGTTTGTATTGGTACCCCAACCGATAACGACTGTTATAAATCAAGATTGGCGATATCTCCAAATGGAGATGGATTCAATGAGTTTTTTGAAATCAATTGTGTAACGAATTTTGAAAATACGCTTACGATATACGACCGGTGGGGTAATCAGGTGTTCGGAGCTGTCAATTATTTGAATACCTGGGATGGTAAAGATGATGATGGTAACACTTTGACGGAAGGCACTTATATGTGGATCCTCAAAGTTTTAGAACCAGGCAAGAATGATCAATATTTCAGAGGAACGGTCACAATTGTAAGATAATATAATGTATAATAATATTTTAAATATTATGAAAAAATTAAATATAATAAGCATTTTGACAGGTGTACTCTTGACTTGGATGTCACAGTCCTTACATGCTCAAGATCATGCAACTGCATTAAAAGCACAGTCAGTTTATAATCATTATTACTTGAATTTGTTCTTGCTAAATCCTGCTGCTACAGGCATGTCAGGACAAAGCCAATTATTATTCAATTTCAGGAATCAATGGTCCGGATTTGAAGGCGCGCCTAAAGCTCTGACCTTGGGTATTGATGGCAGTCCGGCAAATAATATGGGACTGGGGGCCATGGTTTACAATGAAAATTATGGTGTTGCAAATCGCTTTCTAGGACAATTGAATTATGCTTACCATTTTAAGCCTAACGAAGATATGAAAATGTCATTGGGTATTTCAGGAGCATATATTCAATATAATCTTGATAATGAAGCTATTACGGACCCGAATCACCAAAACCCGGATCCGGTTATTAACAGAGCAGTAAATGGTGAAAAGTATTTTGCAGCTGATTTTGGCTTTTATTCAGAAATAAAAGGGAAGTATCGCATTGGGATTAGCATTCCACATCTAGTTCAAACTAAATTGGATGATTCCAATATTACTTCTACAAGCCCGGAGGAAGATAAACCGGTGAGTTTTACTGCATTTTTAGGAGGCATTTGGCGTTTACCCGAATACAGAGTAGTGTTAGAACCTTCTTTAGGTTTGCGCAAAATTTCGGACGCTCCTTTTGGAACAGATCTCAATATTCTAGCGAAATTGATGGATGAAAGACTTTATGCCGGTTTTACCTATAGTTTCAACCCTTCATGGCATCGCATCGCAATGTTAGCGGGCATTAAATTGGACCGCTTAGGCATATTTTATTCTTACGATCAGTCGTATTTGGAGTTCCAGAATTTTAATAATGGTTCCCACGAGTTGACGCTGACATTTGGTTTGAATAAAAAGAAGGAGGTCATAGAAGAGGCTGTTAAGCCAGCTATGGAGCCGGAAATGCCCAAATAACTTCCCATTCCATTTCATTGAACCTGAGATGAATAGGTAATTTTGGTTCCATCGGACAATAAATTCTTACATCGAATTATTAAGGATTCTCTATTGCTTACATCGAAATTAGAAGGTGAAGGGTAAAGCATGTGAGCTTTTCCTACTTTAGGGCAGGTCATTCTTTTCAATAATAGAAAAAGCAAATGCGATGGACAAAAATTACGCTATTTTTAGTTAGTTCCCATCCTGACTCTAATGATCATCGCTTTGATCTCATCTGTAACTTCAAATACAACACCTTCGACGACTTCTCCTTTGTCATTTGTATACATCTGCATAAACATGGTCTTTTCAGGGTTTACCATGATTGACCAATCAACGGGTTCACCGTTTTGATTTTTTAATGGAAAATCTTTCTTAAAGGATCCGCCGGTACCTAATTTGTACATTTCTATCAAATTCAACTTTTTGAGTCCGGTAGGTTCATAAAATCCTTCAGGTGTTGTAATCATAAATGGGTCGTTGGAATCTAAAGTGGGTTTATCTGAACTATTCGAAATATCATTTTGTTCCTGACCAACTTCTTCTTTAGAAACTTCATTTTTATTTGGACTATCTGAACATCCTAAAACTAGAATTGAAAAAAATAAAATTAAATGTGTTTTCATGCAAACTTATTTTGGCGCAAATTTAGAAGAATTACAAAGTTCATTCCCTAAATCCTTGTTAATTTGGTTTTTACAAAATGATCTTTGGTAAATTTGCAATCCAAATTTTAAAGGATGGAACAATCAGCCACTCGTTTAATTGCCTTATTATTCATTTTTCTTTCCTGCACTTTATCCTGTAATACAGATAAGAATAAGAGTTTTGAGGGTCAGTTATTTACGCTTATAACACCCGAACAATCAGGCGTCACATTTAATAATGTCATCGTCGAAACACCACGTGAACATATTTATAGTTTTAATTATATATATAATGGTGCAGGTGTGGCTATTGCGGATTTTGACAACGATGGATTTCAGGATATTTATTTTGTGGGGAATCAGGTACAGGATAAGCTCTATAAAAATTTAGGCAATTTCAAATTTGAGGATGTTTCGGCACTTGCCGGAATCGACAAATTTGATGGGTGGAGAAGTGGCGTTTCCACAGCAGACGTTAATGGTGATGGATTTATGGATATCTATATCACAAGAGGCGGATTTCTAAATATTCCTGAAAAAATAAGAATCTGCTCCTCATCAATCAAAAAAATATGACTTTTTATCGATGAGGCCGATAAATATGGTGTCGCGGATCCGGGATACTCTATTGCTTCCACTTTTTTCGACTATGACTTTGACGGCGATCTGGATTTGTTTGTAACAAACCGTCCGGAAAGATGGGGGGTTAATGAAGATTCCATTACGCAAGTGAAAGGCCTTATGGAAAAGGGGGAGTTTGATCCCAATACGACCAATAAATTGTTGAGAAACGAAGGAAATGGGCAGTTTAAAGATGTCAGTAAAGAAGCCGGGTTTTATCCAAGTTATGGTTATGGTTTGAGTGCAGTTGCCGGGGATCTCAACAAAGATGGTACGCAGGATCTTTATGTAGCAAATGACTTTATAGAAAATGACTATATTTTTGTCAATTATGGCGATGGAACTTTTAAAGAAAGTGTAAAAGCCTTGACCAATCACGTTCCCTATTATTCAATGGGCGTAGATTTTGGTGATATCAACAACGATGGGGAGGAAGAAATCCTCGTTGTTGAAATGAGACCAGAAGATTACCGAAGGTCAAAAACAACGATGCCGGCGATGCAGCCTGAATATTTTCAGAAATTGAAAGATATGGGTTTCCAGGATCAATACATGCACAACGTGCTCCAGTACAATCATGGCAACGGTTTTTTTACCGATATATCTCAATTGGCAGGTGTTGATAAAACAGATTGGTCTTGGGCTGCATTGATGAGTGATTTGGATAATGATGGTTTTAAAGATATCATTGTCACTAATGGTTACCGCAGAGATGTTTACGACAGAGATACCAATGAAAAAATGAGACAATTTCTGAAGGCAAAAAATAATATAGTGGACAGTGTTGAACAGGTTTTGGGAATTTTGCCTTCCGTAAAATTGGTTAATTATGTTTATAAGAATCAACAGAATCTGGAATTTAAGAAAATGATGAAGGAATGGGGATTCAATGAAACAAGTTTCTCAAATGGCGCCGCATTGGGTGATCTGGGTAATGACGGAGACCTTGATGTCGTCGTTAACAATATAGATGACCCGGCATTTATTTATAAAAACAAGTTGGATGGAGCTCAAAATTACTTGAGGATTGCATGCAAAGGCCAACCATCTAATCAGTTTGGAATTGGTGCAAAAGTTAGCTTGTTTTATGGGGATAAAACGCAATACGTGCAGTTAAAAACATCAAGAGGTTATTTGTCTTCCTGTGAACCTGTTGCACACTTCGGCCTTGGAAATATTGAAAAAATTGATCGCATAGAAATTGATTGGCCGGATTTTAAAAAATTGGTACTAACAAATGTTAGTACTAATCAAATGATCATCGCAGATTATACAAAAGCGAATCAGCAATCTAATTTTCAGAGATCTTATAAGCCCATTTTTGCGGAACATACAGAGCCCAGTATCTTACCCTTATATTATCATCAGGAAAATACTTTTAACGACTATAAATTTCAAATTTTACTGCCGCATCAGCTTAGTAGACTGGGCCCTTTTATTGCTGTTGCGGATGTGAACAACGATGGGAAAGAGGATTTTTATGTAGGCGCGCCACATTTTAAAGCTGCACAATTATATCTGCAAACGGATTCTTCCACTTTTCGCGCAAAAAAAATTCCGGTATTTGAAAAAGATAAAGACTATGAAGATATGCAGAGTCTGTTTTTTGATGCGGATGGTGATGGGGATAAAGACTTATATGTAATTTCTGGAGGTACAGAAATGGATGAAGAACTCCCGATTTATCAGGATCGATTGTATATCAATGATGGTGTTGGTAATTTTTCGAAGAACCTCGCAAATCTTCCCAAAATCAGATCAAGTGGATCTTGCGTTGTGGTTGCAGACATGGATGGCGATGGTGACCTCGACATTTTCAGGGGCGGAAGAACTATTCCTGACAAATATCCATATGCTCCCAAATCATATCTGATGGAGAATGATGGGAAAGGAAATTTTACAGATGTCACTGACGAAAAAGCAACTCAACTCAGAACAGTGGGTATGGTTACTTCAGCAGTCTGGACTCAAATTTCAGGTGATGCCTTGCCGGAATTAATCCTTGTTGGCGAATGGATGCCTATTACTATTTTTGATAACCTATCCGGAAAACTTGAAAAAGCAGCTTCTGAAAAATACAATTTGCAAAATACAGAAGGTTGGTGGAACCGAATTGTCCAGGCTGATATTGATCACGATGGCGATGAAGATTTTATAGTGGGAAATTTAGGAACTAATTATAAATTTCATGCGTCCACAGAGAAACCTTTCATGGTTTATTGTGATGATTACGATCAAAATGGTACGTTTGATATTGTTCTTGCAAAATACAATGGAAAAAATCTGGTCCCAGTTCGCGGACGTCAGTGCTCATCAGAACAAGTGCCTTCGATCGCTCAAAAATTTCCAAATTATAACTCATTTGCAGATGCGAGTCTAAAAGATATTTATGGAGAAGGTTTGGAAACAGGTTTATCACTGAAAGCGCATTTATTTGAAAGCGTCATGTTGCTGAATGATGCTGGAAAATTTCAGGTCAAAAAATTGCCCGAAGCATGTCAGTTTAGCACCGTTCAGGCTATCCTCGTAGAAGATTTTGATGCAGATGGTATTAAAGATGTCGCCATTGCTGGAAATTTATTTAATGCAGAAATAGAAACGACCCGTGCTGATGCTTCTGTGGGTGTCTTTTATAAGGGCATGAAGGGAAATTTATTTGGAAAACAATTGAAAGCAAATGAATCGGGTTTCTTTGTTCCCTATGATGAAAGATATCAAATCCATTAAAATTAATACCAAACCAAGTGTACTGGCAGGTATTAATAATAATGCACT from Saprospiraceae bacterium encodes the following:
- a CDS encoding VCBS repeat-containing protein: MEQSATRLIALLFIFLSCTLSCNTDKNKSFEGQLFTLITPEQSGVTFNNVIVETPREHIYSFNYIYNGAGVAIADFDNDGFQDIYFVGNQVQDKLYKNLGNFKFEDVSALAGIDKFDGWRSGVSTADVNGDGFMDIYITRGGFLNIPEKIRICSSSIKKI
- a CDS encoding VCBS repeat-containing protein gives rise to the protein MEKGEFDPNTTNKLLRNEGNGQFKDVSKEAGFYPSYGYGLSAVAGDLNKDGTQDLYVANDFIENDYIFVNYGDGTFKESVKALTNHVPYYSMGVDFGDINNDGEEEILVVEMRPEDYRRSKTTMPAMQPEYFQKLKDMGFQDQYMHNVLQYNHGNGFFTDISQLAGVDKTDWSWAALMSDLDNDGFKDIIVTNGYRRDVYDRDTNEKMRQFLKAKNNIVDSVEQVLGILPSVKLVNYVYKNQQNLEFKKMMKEWGFNETSFSNGAALGDLGNDGDLDVVVNNIDDPAFIYKNKLDGAQNYLRIACKGQPSNQFGIGAKVSLFYGDKTQYVQLKTSRGYLSSCEPVAHFGLGNIEKIDRIEIDWPDFKKLVLTNVSTNQMIIADYTKANQQSNFQRSYKPIFAEHTEPSILPLYYHQENTFNDYKFQILLPHQLSRLGPFIAVADVNNDGKEDFYVGAPHFKAAQLYLQTDSSTFRAKKIPVFEKDKDYEDMQSLFFDADGDGDKDLYVISGGTEMDEELPIYQDRLYINDGVGNFSKNLANLPKIRSSGSCVVVADMDGDGDLDIFRGGRTIPDKYPYAPKSYLMENDGKGNFTDVTDEKATQLRTVGMVTSAVWTQISGDALPELILVGEWMPITIFDNLSGKLEKAASEKYNLQNTEGWWNRIVQADIDHDGDEDFIVGNLGTNYKFHASTEKPFMVYCDDYDQNGTFDIVLAKYNGKNLVPVRGRQCSSEQVPSIAQKFPNYNSFADASLKDIYGEGLETGLSLKAHLFESVMLLNDAGKFQVKKLPEACQFSTVQAILVEDFDADGIKDVAIAGNLFNAEIETTRADASVGVFYKGMKGNLFGKQLKANESGFFVPYDERYQIH
- a CDS encoding PorP/SprF family type IX secretion system membrane protein; amino-acid sequence: MKKLNIISILTGVLLTWMSQSLHAQDHATALKAQSVYNHYYLNLFLLNPAATGMSGQSQLLFNFRNQWSGFEGAPKALTLGIDGSPANNMGLGAMVYNENYGVANRFLGQLNYAYHFKPNEDMKMSLGISGAYIQYNLDNEAITDPNHQNPDPVINRAVNGEKYFAADFGFYSEIKGKYRIGISIPHLVQTKLDDSNITSTSPEEDKPVSFTAFLGGIWRLPEYRVVLEPSLGLRKISDAPFGTDLNILAKLMDERLYAGFTYSFNPSWHRIAMLAGIKLDRLGIFYSYDQSYLEFQNFNNGSHELTLTFGLNKKKEVIEEAVKPAMEPEMPK
- a CDS encoding gliding motility-associated C-terminal domain-containing protein; the encoded protein is MTYSWCNGNTNKIADNLSAGDCNLQITDANGCTASEEFTVCIGTPTDNDCYKSRLAISPNGDGFNEFFEINCVTNFENTLTIYDRWGNQVFGAVNYLNTWDGKDDDGNTLTEGTYMWILKVLEPGKNDQYFRGTVTIVR